One genomic window of Stieleria sp. JC731 includes the following:
- a CDS encoding redoxin domain-containing protein: MTVSRLTVTLFSIVCLLLSMCNGKVLAESPLADLASPTLERIDLDDFRGRRWTIKDFAKDDVLVIAFLGTECPLAKLYSVRLQSMQQELQSKQVRIVGVMSNRHDSLLDITAFANRQNIRFPLLKDAGARLADELGATRTPEVFVFDQARKLRYRGRVDDQYGIGYVRDTPRRKDLQAALDELLSGKDVSLSKTEAVGCIIGRKKELIASNEVTYGGQIAGLLQKHCVECHREGEIAPFALTEYEEVAGWADMIAEVVRDQRMPPWHADPSHGHFANERRLTDDEKQLLYDWADAGAPAGDLTDLPTLPEKITDWQLPREPDMVFNVSPEPFDVPAEGAVRYQYFRVDPKLEKDVWIHAAELLPGNRRVVHHILAFAVPKGERDINGARGFLVGYVPGMRVDPWPEGHAKRIPAGSELIFQVHYTPIGFSVKDQSKLGICVLEDDEVTREIVTTSAVQTRFEIPPHADNHEVAASSPRFPADARLLAMSPHMHVRGKAFEYALDKSGDVLLSIPEYDFNWQTTYILDPPLDLETNDRIVCKAAFDNSKGNLNNPDPSATVRWGDQTWDEMMIGYYHLSVPRSDTPKGKDSADRRRQLIENAVRLATFDRIDKDGDGKITKPDTPRRFHRVFEELDANKDGVLTRYEVETK, encoded by the coding sequence ATGACAGTATCTCGATTGACAGTCACGCTTTTTTCGATCGTTTGCTTGCTGTTGTCGATGTGCAATGGCAAGGTTCTCGCCGAATCCCCATTGGCGGATTTGGCGTCGCCGACTCTTGAAAGGATCGACCTGGACGATTTCCGCGGACGGCGTTGGACGATCAAGGATTTCGCCAAAGATGACGTGCTGGTAATCGCGTTCCTGGGAACCGAATGCCCGCTGGCGAAACTTTATTCAGTTCGACTTCAATCGATGCAGCAGGAATTGCAGTCCAAACAGGTTCGCATCGTTGGCGTGATGAGCAATCGCCACGACTCGCTGCTAGACATCACGGCCTTTGCAAATCGACAGAACATCAGGTTCCCTTTATTGAAAGACGCCGGTGCGAGATTGGCCGACGAACTGGGAGCCACACGAACCCCCGAAGTCTTCGTCTTTGACCAAGCCCGGAAACTTCGCTATCGAGGACGTGTCGACGACCAATACGGAATCGGTTATGTCCGCGATACCCCACGCCGAAAAGACCTGCAAGCCGCACTCGACGAACTGCTTTCCGGCAAAGATGTTTCGCTTTCGAAAACAGAAGCCGTCGGATGCATTATCGGCCGCAAAAAAGAACTGATCGCTTCGAATGAAGTCACCTATGGCGGTCAGATCGCGGGCTTGCTTCAAAAGCATTGTGTCGAATGTCACCGCGAAGGCGAAATCGCACCGTTCGCGTTGACCGAGTACGAAGAGGTCGCCGGATGGGCTGACATGATTGCCGAAGTCGTTCGCGACCAACGAATGCCTCCATGGCATGCCGATCCGAGCCACGGACACTTTGCCAACGAACGCCGACTGACCGACGATGAAAAGCAACTGCTGTACGACTGGGCAGACGCCGGCGCACCGGCTGGTGATCTGACCGACCTGCCAACCCTTCCGGAGAAAATCACCGATTGGCAACTGCCACGCGAGCCCGACATGGTTTTCAACGTCAGTCCGGAACCGTTCGATGTTCCAGCCGAAGGCGCGGTGCGTTATCAGTACTTTCGCGTTGATCCAAAACTGGAGAAAGACGTCTGGATCCACGCCGCAGAATTGCTGCCCGGCAACCGACGCGTCGTTCACCATATCCTTGCCTTTGCCGTTCCCAAGGGCGAACGCGATATCAATGGTGCGAGAGGCTTTTTGGTTGGCTACGTTCCAGGAATGCGAGTTGATCCGTGGCCCGAAGGTCACGCCAAACGCATCCCCGCAGGCAGCGAATTGATCTTTCAAGTTCACTACACGCCAATCGGCTTCAGCGTCAAAGACCAAAGCAAATTGGGGATATGCGTACTAGAAGACGACGAAGTCACACGCGAAATCGTGACGACCAGCGCCGTTCAAACACGCTTCGAAATCCCCCCACATGCCGACAACCACGAAGTCGCCGCCAGCAGCCCACGTTTCCCTGCCGACGCCAGACTGCTGGCAATGAGCCCGCACATGCACGTGCGTGGCAAAGCCTTTGAATACGCACTGGACAAAAGCGGTGACGTCCTGCTTTCGATCCCCGAGTACGACTTCAATTGGCAAACCACGTATATCCTTGATCCTCCACTGGATCTTGAAACGAACGACCGCATCGTTTGCAAAGCCGCATTCGACAACAGTAAAGGAAATTTGAACAACCCGGACCCGAGTGCCACCGTTCGCTGGGGTGATCAAACCTGGGACGAAATGATGATTGGCTACTACCATCTATCCGTCCCGCGAAGCGATACCCCCAAAGGCAAAGACAGTGCCGACCGTCGTCGTCAGCTGATCGAAAACGCCGTACGCTTGGCGACGTTTGACCGAATCGACAAAGATGGTGATGGCAAAATTACCAAGCCGGATACCCCGCGACGTTTCCACCGTGTGTTCGAAGAACTTGATGCGAATAAAGACGGCGTCTTGACGCGGTACGAAGTCGAAACGAAGTAA
- a CDS encoding fructosamine kinase family protein — MKSSEISQLLGISAELVDSRPLGGGCISDVQVCTISLEGKETCLRAIEGSPLRSESGGCTLPIVVKRNSAKMLSNFQAEAAGLIALAATQTIRVPKPIAVGLVDDQAYLAMEWIAEKKGTSQADNFRLFGERLAELHRASQGEDHGWDQDNYLGSAPQQNQPCRSWEEFFAERRLGFQLRWSRDQGLAESRLIKACESIIERTPDLLSGRDPVCSLLHGDLWSGNYLFDSDDQPVIIDPAVYRGCREAEWGMIVWFGSCPPSFTTGYQDRWPMPDGWQRRVELYKLYHQLNHLNLFGASYHGACVATAERLLRQ, encoded by the coding sequence ATGAAATCCAGTGAGATCTCTCAGTTGCTTGGCATCTCCGCAGAGCTGGTCGACAGTCGGCCCCTGGGTGGCGGATGTATCAGTGATGTGCAAGTTTGCACGATCTCGTTAGAGGGCAAAGAGACTTGTTTGAGGGCAATCGAGGGCTCGCCTCTTCGATCAGAAAGCGGTGGTTGCACACTGCCGATTGTCGTGAAGCGAAATTCAGCCAAGATGCTGTCGAACTTTCAAGCGGAGGCCGCCGGATTGATCGCGTTGGCGGCGACCCAGACGATCAGGGTTCCAAAACCCATCGCGGTTGGCCTCGTCGATGACCAGGCATACTTGGCGATGGAGTGGATTGCCGAGAAAAAGGGCACCTCCCAGGCTGACAATTTTCGCTTGTTCGGAGAACGCCTGGCTGAGCTTCATCGCGCCAGCCAGGGTGAAGACCATGGTTGGGATCAAGACAACTACTTGGGATCCGCCCCCCAGCAAAATCAACCTTGTAGAAGCTGGGAAGAATTCTTCGCCGAACGGCGATTGGGTTTTCAATTGCGATGGAGCCGAGATCAGGGGCTCGCCGAATCCCGTCTGATCAAAGCATGTGAGTCGATCATTGAGCGAACACCTGACTTGCTAAGTGGTCGTGATCCGGTGTGCAGCCTGCTGCATGGCGATCTTTGGAGCGGTAACTATCTGTTCGACAGCGACGACCAACCAGTAATCATCGATCCGGCTGTCTATCGTGGATGTCGAGAGGCAGAATGGGGAATGATTGTTTGGTTCGGTAGCTGTCCACCGTCATTCACCACGGGGTACCAAGATCGATGGCCGATGCCAGACGGATGGCAGCGACGTGTCGAGCTATACAAACTGTATCACCAGCTCAATCATCTGAACCTCTTTGGTGCGTCGTATCATGGCGCCTGCGTCGCAACGGCGGAGCGGTTGCTAAGGCAATAG
- a CDS encoding leucine-rich repeat domain-containing protein, which translates to MQPIASKPFGFFLSTLVLTTSLVATAAKADDAAEKKEGEAKAEKVVSIFPDKALEEAVRKQVFAKKYNDEPIVAADVEKISRVEGVGQQIKNLEGLQHCHALMLIDLRDNQISDLTPIAGLKRLQSVSLSGNRIKSLEAVKDLTAMQLLDVSRNLIDDLKPLGAMSNLRTLYVAENDIKSLEPIASLSKIWSLDASGNELQSVEPVGGLKWITMLDLRNNAIVDVKPIAQLPAINILRLDNNKITDLSPLVEACKKDAEGDNRFAPFLRLYLDGNPIDEKAKAEALEALKQAGVKIK; encoded by the coding sequence ATGCAACCAATCGCCAGCAAACCATTCGGATTCTTTTTGTCGACACTTGTTTTGACCACCAGTTTGGTTGCGACGGCCGCTAAAGCCGACGACGCGGCCGAAAAAAAAGAAGGCGAAGCGAAAGCCGAAAAGGTCGTCTCAATTTTTCCAGACAAGGCACTTGAGGAAGCGGTCCGAAAGCAGGTCTTCGCAAAGAAATACAACGACGAGCCAATCGTTGCCGCCGATGTCGAAAAAATCTCTCGCGTCGAGGGCGTTGGTCAACAAATCAAAAACCTTGAAGGGCTGCAGCACTGCCACGCGTTAATGCTAATCGACCTGCGTGACAATCAGATCAGCGACTTAACTCCGATCGCCGGCCTGAAACGACTGCAATCGGTTTCACTTTCGGGCAATCGGATCAAAAGCTTAGAAGCGGTCAAAGATCTCACCGCGATGCAGTTGCTGGATGTTTCTCGCAACCTGATCGACGACTTAAAGCCACTCGGTGCGATGAGCAACTTACGAACGTTGTATGTCGCCGAAAACGACATCAAGTCTCTGGAGCCGATCGCTTCGCTAAGCAAGATATGGTCACTCGATGCGTCCGGCAATGAATTGCAATCGGTTGAACCGGTCGGCGGGCTGAAGTGGATCACGATGCTTGATCTTCGCAATAACGCGATCGTCGATGTCAAACCGATCGCACAGTTGCCCGCAATCAATATTCTGCGTTTGGACAACAACAAGATTACTGATCTGTCACCGCTGGTCGAAGCTTGTAAAAAAGATGCGGAAGGCGACAACCGATTTGCCCCATTCCTGCGTCTTTATCTAGACGGAAATCCGATCGACGAAAAAGCCAAGGCCGAAGCGCTTGAAGCACTCAAACAAGCCGGCGTCAAAATCAAATAG
- a CDS encoding ABC transporter permease, with protein MNHSDEPKPLDAAQAELNAPLPDAHSLCLSNLTVMAGERCLLRETDAVFPAAKITVIVGGSGAGKSVLLRLLAGLCPPNGDSIRWSGTIGSGLDNRGLDNNGETSDANASPSVQGKPSVGIVFQQFALFDELSARGNVQFAIDHRPRRKGDQHAWTASQWLQHLQVPQKTAVSYLSGGQKQRLAIARTLAASPEVILYDEPTSGLDAASGRLVAELIRQTQEQYHRTSIVVTHDYETLIPIADKVYLLDPEGERLVEVERERWDQIPNLMIPARDRADADTDAAKPSLTERIVGPTLERTGGALVAALKLPFDLVPYVPRYRWAARFTLHYARLVAGPSAWVYLIIAGLIIGFTATYFTFRFLPFRVYTQPLLIDELLASIGFALYRVLVPILATILVAARCGAAVAADVGVKQYGGQVDAMKTLGVSSRAYLFLPIAIAFVLGTPVLETLAYQTSRLVSMFAFSMSFPEVGPYYWQLHFDRNLFRPEQWLPLGWHWVLAKNVVCGLGTATIAYYQGLSPKRSASDVSHSITSTVLWTTLFVLFVHLIVALMEF; from the coding sequence ATGAATCATTCCGACGAACCCAAACCGCTGGATGCGGCCCAAGCAGAACTGAACGCGCCATTGCCCGATGCGCATTCGCTGTGCCTATCAAATTTGACAGTGATGGCCGGTGAGCGTTGTTTGCTGCGCGAGACCGATGCTGTATTTCCGGCAGCGAAAATCACCGTGATCGTTGGCGGTAGCGGTGCCGGCAAAAGTGTGCTGCTCCGTTTGCTTGCCGGGCTTTGTCCACCCAATGGAGATTCGATTCGCTGGTCGGGAACGATCGGTTCAGGGCTGGATAACAGGGGACTGGACAACAACGGCGAAACGTCCGATGCGAACGCGTCACCATCGGTACAGGGCAAACCATCGGTTGGAATCGTTTTTCAGCAATTTGCGCTCTTCGACGAGCTTTCGGCGCGAGGAAACGTTCAGTTCGCGATCGATCATCGCCCCAGACGCAAAGGTGATCAACACGCTTGGACGGCAAGCCAGTGGTTGCAGCACTTGCAGGTTCCACAGAAGACCGCCGTGTCGTACCTAAGCGGTGGGCAGAAACAAAGACTGGCAATCGCGCGGACTTTGGCGGCTTCACCCGAAGTGATTTTGTACGACGAACCGACGAGCGGTTTGGATGCGGCGAGTGGTCGACTGGTTGCCGAGTTGATTCGGCAAACACAAGAACAGTATCACCGCACAAGCATCGTTGTGACTCATGACTACGAAACACTGATTCCGATCGCTGACAAGGTTTATCTGCTTGATCCCGAGGGCGAACGACTTGTCGAAGTCGAACGCGAACGTTGGGACCAAATCCCGAATCTGATGATTCCGGCGCGTGATCGAGCCGATGCAGACACAGACGCAGCGAAACCGAGCTTAACCGAACGAATCGTCGGTCCGACCTTGGAGCGAACCGGTGGTGCCTTGGTCGCGGCGCTGAAGCTGCCGTTTGATTTAGTCCCTTATGTCCCGCGGTACCGCTGGGCGGCGCGATTTACATTGCACTATGCACGCTTGGTTGCCGGGCCTTCGGCTTGGGTTTATCTGATCATTGCGGGACTGATCATCGGTTTCACCGCGACGTATTTCACGTTTCGGTTCTTACCGTTTCGTGTTTACACCCAGCCACTATTGATAGACGAGCTTCTCGCTTCGATTGGCTTTGCGCTTTATCGAGTGCTTGTTCCGATCCTGGCGACCATTTTGGTTGCAGCCCGTTGCGGTGCCGCTGTTGCAGCCGATGTCGGTGTAAAACAGTATGGCGGGCAGGTGGATGCGATGAAGACACTCGGTGTTTCGTCGAGGGCATATCTGTTTCTGCCGATCGCAATCGCGTTCGTCCTTGGGACGCCCGTTTTGGAAACGCTCGCCTACCAGACGTCACGGCTGGTCAGCATGTTTGCGTTCTCCATGTCGTTTCCTGAGGTCGGCCCGTACTACTGGCAGCTCCATTTCGACAGGAATCTGTTTCGGCCCGAACAATGGTTACCGCTGGGCTGGCATTGGGTGCTGGCCAAGAATGTTGTGTGTGGTTTGGGAACCGCCACAATCGCTTACTATCAAGGGCTATCGCCGAAGCGCTCAGCAAGTGACGTTAGCCATTCGATTACTTCAACCGTCTTGTGGACCACCCTGTTCGTTTTGTTCGTTCACCTGATCGTCGCATTGATGGAGTTCTAG
- a CDS encoding DUF1592 domain-containing protein: protein MQRIQVRQAIILLFATLAVFSHGQAVFADQPSDNTASEDKPGENKPGSDQVADTAGDDELLQKVAAEQLAAWKSEGLPLMQTYCVDCHNADFKEAGLDLTPFETLQNTSPAEVQRVLEMVRFGAMPPEDYDTPEIEERKQLVRALEDAAFASTCDLRPKAGKVTVRRLNRSEYNNSVRDLFGTNLEPANKFPSDEVGAGFDNNADVLSLSPMLIEKYFQAAESVAADVIGDPDEFASLDKDWAPDQIPVYGEFEVGSFNGRFVDKTSFAWVDIDVPFEGEYRVEVRGGVSSEKSDPIRVAIVDGEGLVLAVDELKYFGGSGSSDSMRQNVHLPKGKQRLAFIPVYDDRELKINETRFDQVGQMDDSVVKQVLAELATPVAPNRRIDFGEHPFMYRSLDINGPQRHPKEAFPPKHFELVREMPPRDRGRYRDVKKTAMKNLREIMPLVFRGPVTDQEIEPYAELVEQATRERESFYVGMRRALTALLVSPRFLFRAELPSEDAKPNEFGDYELTQHQLAARLSYFLWSSTPDKTLLKLADEGKLTGDEVGNQVQRLLRDDHANALASNFAAQWLGLRNLDGHEADEERFPMFDDELKSAMSRETELLFMHVMRENLPVSEFLTADYSFVNSPLAKLYGLESNGAQFEKVSLAGTPRRGLLSHASVLTLTSMPTRTSPVLRGKWILENILGIKAPDPPAGVPELEESGSAAANASLREQLELHRQSAGCASCHRVMDQLGFGLDDFDAIGRYRTEDGGHSIDASGAMPDGRSFNGGAELSKMLGDTEIEALARTITERMLTFAIGRELTPDDRCTIDEVVQTTRENGFRLADIVSAIVDSRQFRFQSPSR from the coding sequence ATGCAGCGCATTCAGGTTCGTCAGGCCATCATTTTATTGTTTGCAACGCTTGCCGTTTTTTCGCACGGTCAGGCTGTGTTTGCAGATCAGCCCAGTGACAATACGGCCAGTGAAGATAAGCCGGGCGAAAATAAGCCCGGCAGCGATCAGGTTGCGGACACTGCTGGTGATGACGAACTGCTGCAAAAAGTTGCCGCAGAGCAATTGGCTGCTTGGAAAAGCGAAGGCTTGCCTTTGATGCAGACCTACTGCGTCGATTGTCACAATGCCGATTTTAAAGAAGCTGGGCTCGATCTAACACCGTTTGAAACCTTGCAGAACACCAGTCCTGCGGAGGTGCAGCGGGTGCTGGAAATGGTTCGATTCGGTGCGATGCCGCCGGAAGATTACGACACGCCCGAGATTGAAGAACGCAAACAGCTTGTCCGCGCTTTAGAGGATGCGGCATTCGCGTCGACCTGTGACCTGCGTCCCAAGGCGGGGAAGGTGACGGTTCGGCGATTGAACCGTAGCGAATACAACAACAGCGTTCGCGACCTGTTTGGAACAAACCTAGAGCCGGCCAATAAGTTCCCATCAGATGAAGTCGGCGCCGGGTTTGATAACAACGCGGACGTCCTTTCGCTAAGCCCGATGTTGATCGAAAAGTATTTTCAGGCGGCCGAGTCGGTCGCTGCGGACGTCATCGGTGATCCTGACGAGTTTGCTTCGCTTGATAAAGATTGGGCTCCTGATCAGATTCCCGTTTATGGTGAATTTGAAGTCGGCAGTTTTAATGGCCGCTTCGTGGATAAGACCAGCTTCGCTTGGGTCGATATTGATGTGCCGTTCGAAGGTGAATATCGCGTCGAAGTTCGGGGCGGAGTCTCCAGTGAAAAGTCCGATCCAATTCGTGTCGCGATTGTTGATGGCGAAGGCCTCGTCTTAGCGGTTGACGAACTGAAGTACTTTGGCGGCAGCGGCAGTTCAGACTCCATGCGACAGAACGTTCATCTGCCAAAGGGCAAGCAACGCCTGGCATTTATTCCGGTCTATGACGATCGCGAACTGAAGATCAACGAGACGCGGTTCGATCAAGTTGGCCAGATGGATGACTCCGTCGTCAAACAGGTTCTCGCCGAGTTGGCAACGCCGGTGGCTCCCAATCGACGGATTGACTTTGGCGAGCATCCATTCATGTACCGCTCGCTTGATATCAATGGTCCGCAGCGTCATCCCAAAGAAGCGTTTCCGCCAAAGCATTTCGAACTCGTGCGTGAAATGCCGCCGCGAGATCGGGGGCGGTATCGTGACGTCAAGAAAACGGCAATGAAGAATCTGCGCGAGATCATGCCATTGGTCTTCCGCGGTCCGGTGACTGATCAAGAGATCGAACCCTACGCCGAATTGGTCGAACAAGCGACTCGCGAACGTGAATCGTTTTACGTGGGGATGCGCCGTGCATTAACGGCTTTGTTGGTCAGTCCACGATTTCTTTTCCGGGCAGAGCTTCCCAGTGAAGATGCAAAGCCAAACGAGTTCGGTGACTATGAGCTGACACAGCATCAGCTAGCTGCACGCCTATCGTATTTTCTGTGGAGCAGCACACCCGATAAGACGCTTTTGAAGCTGGCCGACGAAGGCAAGTTGACGGGCGACGAAGTTGGTAATCAGGTACAGCGACTTCTTCGTGACGATCACGCCAACGCGTTGGCCAGCAATTTTGCGGCACAGTGGTTGGGACTGCGAAATCTTGACGGTCACGAAGCCGACGAAGAACGGTTTCCGATGTTTGACGACGAATTGAAATCAGCGATGAGTCGTGAGACCGAGTTGTTGTTCATGCATGTGATGCGAGAGAATTTGCCGGTCAGCGAATTTTTGACCGCAGATTACTCGTTCGTCAATTCGCCGCTCGCGAAGCTCTATGGGCTTGAATCAAATGGAGCTCAATTCGAAAAGGTTTCCCTAGCCGGAACACCTCGCCGTGGTCTGCTTTCGCACGCCAGTGTGCTGACCTTGACGAGTATGCCGACACGGACCAGTCCGGTGCTCCGCGGCAAATGGATTTTAGAAAACATCTTAGGAATCAAGGCTCCCGATCCACCCGCCGGGGTTCCCGAATTAGAAGAATCGGGTTCCGCAGCGGCGAATGCTTCGTTGCGTGAACAGTTGGAGCTGCACCGTCAAAGTGCCGGTTGTGCGTCATGTCACCGCGTGATGGATCAACTCGGATTTGGCTTGGATGACTTTGATGCGATTGGCCGATACCGTACAGAAGACGGTGGTCATTCGATCGATGCCAGCGGAGCGATGCCTGACGGACGCTCCTTTAACGGTGGCGCTGAGTTGAGCAAAATGCTTGGCGATACCGAAATTGAAGCCTTAGCCCGGACAATTACCGAGCGAATGTTGACCTTCGCGATCGGTCGCGAGCTAACACCCGACGATCGTTGTACAATCGACGAAGTCGTCCAGACCACCCGAGAGAACGGTTTTCGACTCGCAGACATCGTTTCGGCGATTGTCGACAGTCGACAATTCCGTTTCCAATCACCTTCCCGATAA
- a CDS encoding DUF1552 domain-containing protein yields MSFLQKPIQQKRLDRRTLLRGTSAVLGLPLLEAMTPMARSAYASADSISRPVRMACVFFPNGVIVPDWTPIKGDSDDPRDWQCSKTLEPLSPFKEKINVFRNLTLDNGRGYKDGAGDHARCGATFLTAARPLKTSGNIHLGVSVDQVAASQLAGKTRLPSIELGLEGSRNAGSCDSGYSCAYSSNISWRNETQPMPKETIPRLAFERLFGSGDAHERREKNRVRRSILDVVRGDAKNLMKSLGKTDTRKMDEYFSGIREIEQRIEQSERDDAAALPDLEVPFGRVEQFREHARLMFDLMVIAFQTDSTRVATMMLDNAGGNRRYTEIGISDSHHGMSHHRNKEDLVEKLSKIDRYLVEQFAYFIEKLDATSDAGGSLLDQSMVLYGSGISDGNRHRHEDLPIVMAGGASGQIETGRYIDTGDECPMANLFLTMLDMMGTPAESIGDSSGRLVI; encoded by the coding sequence ATGAGCTTTCTCCAGAAACCGATTCAACAAAAGCGTCTCGACCGACGGACTCTTTTGCGCGGCACCAGTGCCGTGCTCGGGTTGCCTCTTTTGGAGGCGATGACACCGATGGCACGCAGCGCTTATGCGTCTGCGGATTCAATCAGCCGTCCGGTACGCATGGCCTGTGTCTTCTTTCCCAACGGTGTGATCGTTCCCGATTGGACACCTATCAAAGGCGACAGCGACGATCCACGCGATTGGCAATGCTCCAAAACACTGGAGCCGCTCAGTCCATTCAAGGAAAAGATCAATGTGTTCCGTAACCTGACACTGGACAATGGTCGGGGATACAAAGATGGTGCTGGCGATCACGCGCGATGTGGGGCGACGTTCCTAACAGCCGCCCGCCCGCTTAAAACGAGCGGCAACATCCATCTTGGTGTTTCGGTTGACCAAGTTGCCGCATCGCAGCTTGCTGGCAAGACTCGTTTGCCTTCGATCGAATTGGGACTCGAAGGCAGCCGCAACGCGGGCAGTTGTGACTCCGGCTACAGCTGTGCGTACAGCAGCAACATTTCATGGCGCAACGAAACGCAGCCCATGCCGAAAGAAACCATTCCTCGGTTGGCATTCGAGCGGCTGTTTGGAAGCGGCGATGCACATGAGCGTCGTGAAAAGAACCGCGTTCGTCGTAGTATCTTGGATGTGGTCCGTGGTGATGCAAAGAACCTGATGAAGAGTCTCGGCAAGACCGACACTCGCAAGATGGACGAGTACTTCTCAGGGATCCGCGAGATCGAGCAACGGATCGAACAGAGCGAGCGAGATGATGCCGCTGCATTGCCTGATTTGGAAGTCCCGTTCGGGCGCGTCGAGCAGTTCCGTGAACACGCGCGGTTGATGTTCGACTTGATGGTAATCGCGTTCCAAACCGATTCGACTCGTGTCGCAACGATGATGTTGGACAACGCCGGTGGTAATCGCCGCTATACCGAAATCGGAATCAGCGACAGCCACCACGGGATGAGCCATCACCGCAACAAAGAAGACCTGGTCGAAAAGCTTTCCAAGATCGATCGATACTTGGTGGAGCAGTTCGCGTACTTCATCGAAAAGTTGGATGCGACATCGGATGCCGGTGGAAGCTTGCTCGACCAGTCGATGGTGCTTTACGGAAGTGGCATTAGCGATGGCAATCGTCACCGCCACGAAGACCTGCCGATCGTGATGGCGGGCGGTGCTTCCGGGCAAATCGAAACCGGTCGCTACATCGATACCGGTGATGAGTGCCCCATGGCCAATCTGTTCCTGACAATGTTGGACATGATGGGAACACCGGCTGAGTCGATTGGTGACAGCAGCGGTCGATTGGTGATCTAA
- the mnmA gene encoding tRNA 2-thiouridine(34) synthase MnmA, with protein sequence MARVVLAMSGGVDSSVAAHLLKEAGHEVIGIFMRHGEESSEVCKVDSGTAASLPVLGGLAQGRADHKQGCCTASDAADARRVAASMGIPFYALDLQADFRRIVDYFVDDYLVGRTPNPCIKCNHWIKFGRLFDYADGVDADYVATGHYARMINGQLHRGLDGHKDQSYALFGIRPDRLDRMMLPVGDFEKPEIRRIAEGLDLGVATKKDSQEICFVTQGHHSDFVKARRPEMVGTTAGEMVTVDGTVVGTHQGYEAFTIGQRKKLGVALGIPHFVIRIEPETCRVVLGTKEHLASTGLQANEANWLTDDLSGELSVQIRYNGSPHLADVQIEDTDRSRFKVNFTQPVDAVAPGQAAVVYRGTQVIGGGWIEQSV encoded by the coding sequence ATGGCACGCGTTGTTCTGGCGATGAGTGGGGGAGTCGATTCGAGTGTCGCGGCACACCTTTTAAAGGAAGCCGGGCACGAAGTTATCGGCATTTTCATGCGTCACGGAGAAGAATCCAGCGAAGTTTGCAAAGTCGATTCCGGCACCGCAGCGTCCCTTCCAGTTTTGGGGGGCCTCGCCCAAGGCCGCGCCGACCATAAACAGGGTTGCTGCACCGCCAGCGATGCGGCCGACGCCCGGCGTGTTGCCGCTTCGATGGGCATCCCGTTTTATGCCCTTGATCTTCAAGCCGACTTTCGCCGCATCGTTGACTACTTTGTGGACGACTATTTGGTTGGCCGTACCCCCAACCCCTGCATCAAGTGCAACCACTGGATCAAATTCGGACGGCTTTTTGACTATGCAGATGGCGTGGACGCGGACTACGTCGCCACCGGTCACTATGCACGGATGATCAATGGGCAGCTGCATCGCGGACTCGATGGTCACAAAGACCAATCCTATGCCCTGTTTGGGATCCGCCCCGATCGCTTGGACCGGATGATGCTGCCGGTTGGCGATTTCGAAAAGCCTGAAATCCGTCGCATCGCCGAAGGCCTCGACCTAGGCGTCGCGACGAAAAAGGACAGCCAGGAAATCTGCTTTGTAACGCAAGGCCACCATAGTGACTTCGTCAAAGCTCGTCGTCCCGAGATGGTCGGCACCACCGCTGGCGAGATGGTCACCGTCGATGGAACCGTTGTCGGAACCCACCAAGGCTACGAAGCGTTCACGATCGGCCAACGAAAGAAGCTGGGTGTCGCATTGGGCATCCCCCATTTCGTCATCCGAATCGAACCGGAGACTTGCCGCGTTGTCCTGGGCACGAAAGAACATCTAGCCAGCACCGGGCTCCAAGCAAACGAAGCGAACTGGTTGACCGACGACCTGTCCGGCGAGCTTTCGGTGCAGATCCGCTACAACGGATCACCGCACTTGGCTGATGTTCAAATCGAAGACACCGACCGAAGCCGATTCAAAGTCAATTTCACACAGCCGGTCGACGCGGTTGCCCCAGGCCAAGCCGCCGTGGTTTACCGAGGGACGCAAGTCATCGGCGGTGGCTGGATTGAACAATCGGTATAG